TCTGGTGTTGTGCCAGATTGTTGAAGAGATACAACAAGATTTGTCGGGCTTCAAATGCGGCCTTGCTCATCTTTTCCGTGAGTTTTCGTTGACTGCGAttacaattttattaaaaacaaatTGTCCGTTGCATtttgctgctgttcttctgatcAGAAGGTTAAATACTTGTTCAGTGCAGCATACAAGTGCTTCTCTCACCATAAATGAGAATTATGACTCTGATGTTCAGAGCGACACTGAAACATTTCTGAATCGGATTGTGCCAGAGGTGATATTCATAGATCCCTTTAGTGATTACTGCAAAATAtagaattggatttttttttttttgacgatTTACTTATGATTCATCCTTTGCTTATTGTGTTAGGGTCGATCTGCACCGTGGAAGCACACATTGGAAGGTGAGTAAACGTGAAAATTGCAGCCTCCCAATTTCATTAACACCCAATACTGAAATAGCCTTCTTTCATCTCTGGCAATTGCCAGAAAAATCAGTATCAGCTGATAAAGCAGTTACGATTTATTGAACTGCTGTGCTGATCTTGGCATTAAATATTGTAGAAGAGCTTATGATTGCCATTCCCTATGTATAATTCTTCTAATCAAGCGACCATCCTTCTCGAATAATAGCAGCAAGACTATTAATCATGCTTTATCTTTCTGTTTCAATAAGACAGGAatggttcttctcttctttaaGGAAAGCACACAATTGATTTCTCTCCATTTTGAGGAAGCATAGAAACTTGTTCTATTATGTAGCACTTCACACTATTAGCTTGTAACTTTTGATCATTTTGTTTCAATGTGATGTATAGGTTGCTCTCTACTGGATATGGATCCTTTAAGATTAAGTCCAGCAATCTTAAAGAagagtcaatgatgaggttttgtaaaacttgtgtgtttgaaaaattattgtcatgaagttaaggataacttgtatgatacaaaattaattagtggatcaatatgtatacattttgtttgtataatataaagttttatttatttgttaaatagtcttattataaaaatgattgtggttgtggatattcaattatatgtaaattttgagtattttttataatttttgctatttaattaagaaaaacactattttttataaatttaaaaagacaacgtttttaagtaataaaagacaacgcttaaaaaacaatgtctttgagaccaaccacaacgcttttaaagcgttgtctttgatatgtgcatttttacaacaacatctataacaacgctttttaagaacgaaaagacaacgcttaaaaagcgttgtctttgtgaccaaccacaacgcttttaaagcgttgtctttgatatgactttctacaacaccatctacaacatcactttttaagtacatacgacaacgccaaaaaagcgttgttgtttagcttttttcttgtagtgtacacATGGTAAGATGTAAAGGTATACCAGCCTAATGTATAGTAGATAAtagtagaagcatgtatcagggATCCACTAAACTAAACCCAGGaaaatactaactaccaacactagtaagtatatataaactgcacatatcataagacactatcaaaagataagtcaaagggtacccgcctcaaatagaaggtacaagtcaaatccaaagtcgagacgcccgtctcgaatcaaagtcctgcgtcaaacaaaatatatatattttattaagcTAAATCTAAATGAATAGATAAAGAAAATCCCTAATacaaaattagggcaaaaccctaatcacacaacctTAATCTACCCAATTAAATCTatcggtcaattagggttaattatataatccctaatcaccaattagattagtaatcttaacctaaattaaatccaatagttgattagggttaattaccttaaccttaatcattccattagacaaATTCTAAACAAAATAAATCTACACATTATCATGTAATCCAAGTATCCCTAATTCAATATGACCTACTACCAAATCAAAAATCCTACACCATACCTTAACCTCACAGCCCcctgttgatgctggaacaaaGTGTTATGCTCGATGGAGTAGCTGCCGGAACCAAGGAAACTCCACAGCaagaacagaacctcacctcctgatcggatcaagaagggTTCAATCAATGGAGATCATGGATCACACAATAAACCTTCAAGCCTTTGCGCGACAACTCAATTGATCCCATCATCTTCAACAAAAACCTAAACCAACCACAATAAGATGACCAATCTGATCAGGGAAGAATCCAGCACAAGAAGAGTCAATTCCAAAAgaagaaccctaatctagctaAATCCTTGAATCAACAAGGATCCAGTGATGAATCAAGAGGCAATTCGAGAAGAGGGGCTTTCGGTTAAGGCTAGCTTACCCACGCCGGCGATCGAGTGTTATAAATCCGGACTAGGGCACCTCTCCAAGCTTCGGTGGGCGATTGGTTGGGAGTCGACGCAGGATCTGGtccttcaccgtgccctagccgccgctCCTACGGCGATCGGCCGCAAGCACCACCAGAGCAGAGACCCTTCGGCCGAAGGCAGCCCGGTCTTCCTTGGCACCGTCGAGATCCGGCGACGAGCTCCTCAGGATCGGTGACAAAGGCAAGAGAGATCGAGAGAGATCGGGAGAGATCGGGggcgagaggaagaagagaggattcAGCTCAAGGAGGAACCGAGAGAGGGAGTCGGGGAAGAGATCAGGATCGGGTCGCCGTTTGGGGAGGAAAACTAATAAAGGAAAATAAGTTTATATATTACAACATTTCCTCACATAAataggtattccaaacaggctttatccgaaacCGCCGAtcaatcccctcaaaacccttcgtacgagctccaaaaaattcccaaaaatttctaaaaattccgaaaaaattctgttaggctattttccaaataaccctattaattaaattttttccgagatctcacatcctatcctactaataaaaatttggtccccaaatttcgctataaccaacagcaaacactagaatataaccaaacagtataaatgctgaaagaaactctaacccacatacctcaagtaaacagaTAAGGGTATCGATcttggatcgtatcctccagctcccaagtagcctcctcgtcagaatgctgctgccatccgactttaaccagtcggaccatcttgttccgc
The genomic region above belongs to Zingiber officinale cultivar Zhangliang chromosome 11A, Zo_v1.1, whole genome shotgun sequence and contains:
- the LOC122032519 gene encoding UPF0047 protein YjbQ-like; amino-acid sequence: MAAKWAQKTVVVPAQRRGCHLITPKIVEEIQQDLSGFKCGLAHLFLQHTSASLTINENYDSDVQSDTETFLNRIVPEGRSAPWKHTLEGE